The following proteins are co-located in the Spinactinospora alkalitolerans genome:
- a CDS encoding nucleotidyltransferase family protein, translating to MSDGAEVEALLTTLKRVAATLKAEELPFALSGSFAAYARGAEASTHDVDFVVLPEDVERVVEVLTKAGMRRADTVEDWLAKVYDDDRLVDLIHRPGDRPVTREVLDRASSLKVHSVHVPVLDATDLLIMLLESFTEHECDFARPLATARSLREQADWERVYRESSHSPYAHAFLVLLERLEVIEARKETAVSKERPQYLATHLKEALAEDPRTGELGVQVHVRGDDVYLTGEVPCAQRRRKVIEVAREMVPDYQVHDELTVAHIGGRPEEERLP from the coding sequence ATGAGCGACGGGGCGGAAGTGGAGGCGCTGCTGACCACCCTCAAGCGGGTGGCCGCGACGCTGAAGGCCGAGGAGTTGCCGTTCGCGTTGAGCGGCAGTTTCGCCGCCTATGCGCGGGGCGCGGAGGCCTCCACCCACGACGTCGACTTCGTGGTACTGCCCGAGGACGTGGAGCGGGTGGTCGAGGTGCTGACCAAGGCGGGGATGCGCCGCGCCGACACCGTGGAGGACTGGCTGGCCAAGGTCTACGACGACGACCGGCTGGTCGATCTGATCCACCGGCCGGGCGACCGGCCGGTCACCCGCGAGGTCCTCGACCGGGCGTCGTCGCTGAAGGTCCACTCCGTCCACGTCCCGGTGCTGGACGCCACCGACCTGCTCATCATGCTGCTGGAGTCCTTCACCGAGCACGAGTGCGACTTCGCCCGGCCGCTGGCGACGGCCCGATCCCTGCGGGAGCAGGCGGACTGGGAGCGGGTGTACCGCGAGAGCTCTCACTCGCCCTACGCCCACGCCTTCCTGGTGCTGCTGGAACGCCTGGAGGTGATCGAAGCGAGGAAGGAGACGGCCGTGTCAAAGGAACGACCGCAATACCTGGCCACCCACCTGAAGGAGGCGCTGGCCGAGGATCCGCGCACCGGCGAGCTGGGAGTGCAGGTGCACGTCCGCGGCGACGACGTCTACCTGACCGGGGAGGTGCCCTGCGCGCAACGGCGGCGCAAGGTCATCGAGGTGGCCCGGGAGATGGTCCCCGATTACCAGGTGCACGACGAGTTGACGGTCGCCCACATCGGCGGCCGGCCCGAGGAGGAGCGACTGCCATGA
- a CDS encoding alpha-ketoglutarate-dependent dioxygenase AlkB family protein, with amino-acid sequence MTEALFGPEPVTVAPGAVHVPGWLDADRRRDLVRRCREWARGPAGMRRHRMPRGGMMSVEMVSLGLHWRPYAYSATLPGGEPVKPFPPLLGELARADVAAAYGASPPEDAPPYDVALVNFYAAGATMGMHQDRDELADAPVVSLSLGDACVFRFGTPHSRGRPYTDVELRSGDLFVFGGPSRLAYHGVPRTRPGTGDPACGLASGRLNITVRATGLTGAAGPGR; translated from the coding sequence GTGACCGAAGCGCTCTTCGGACCGGAGCCGGTGACCGTCGCCCCGGGGGCGGTGCACGTCCCGGGCTGGCTGGACGCCGACCGTCGGCGCGACCTCGTCCGGCGCTGCCGGGAGTGGGCCCGCGGGCCGGCCGGGATGCGCCGGCACCGGATGCCCCGCGGCGGGATGATGAGCGTCGAGATGGTGTCGCTGGGCCTGCACTGGCGGCCCTACGCCTATTCGGCGACGCTGCCCGGCGGTGAACCCGTCAAGCCCTTCCCGCCCCTGCTCGGTGAACTGGCCCGCGCCGACGTGGCCGCGGCCTACGGCGCTTCCCCGCCCGAGGACGCGCCGCCCTACGACGTGGCCCTGGTCAACTTCTACGCCGCCGGCGCCACGATGGGCATGCACCAGGACCGCGACGAACTCGCCGACGCGCCCGTGGTGTCACTGAGCCTGGGCGACGCCTGCGTGTTCCGGTTCGGCACGCCGCACTCGCGCGGGCGCCCCTACACCGACGTGGAGCTGCGCAGCGGCGACCTGTTCGTCTTCGGCGGCCCGTCGCGGCTGGCCTACCACGGTGTTCCGCGCACCCGCCCCGGCACCGGCGATCCCGCCTGCGGGCTCGCCTCCGGCCGGCTCAACATCACCGTGCGCGCCACGGGCCTCACCGGCGCAGCAGGTCCCGGACGTTGA
- a CDS encoding helix-turn-helix domain-containing protein, whose product MEDDRISTLAESARGGSPLAALIATAQLRREVERLEAVHVRRARLQGATWAEIATILGVSKQAVHKKYGGRRKER is encoded by the coding sequence ATGGAGGACGATCGGATCAGCACGCTGGCGGAGTCGGCGCGCGGCGGGTCGCCGCTCGCGGCCCTCATCGCGACCGCGCAACTGCGCCGGGAGGTCGAGCGCCTGGAGGCGGTGCACGTGCGACGTGCGCGGCTGCAGGGCGCCACCTGGGCCGAGATCGCGACGATCCTGGGCGTCAGCAAGCAGGCCGTGCACAAGAAGTACGGCGGCCGCCGCAAGGAGCGGTGA
- a CDS encoding DUF1360 domain-containing protein — MAKIEEAARAEERAYENGESRPTGAYLGTMLAYAAGVGVIAAASRIQGRRTPPSVSPWDLLLISVSTHKASRLLAKDPVTSPLRVPFTRFKGVSGPSELQEEVRGSGARHAIGELLTCPFCVAQWVATGHVAGLILSPRLTRLAAATMTAVGAADWMQLGYAWLQQRTEGGSQQ; from the coding sequence ATGGCGAAGATCGAAGAGGCCGCCCGTGCCGAGGAGCGCGCCTACGAGAACGGGGAGTCCCGCCCCACCGGCGCCTACCTGGGAACCATGCTCGCCTACGCCGCCGGGGTGGGCGTCATCGCCGCGGCGTCGCGAATCCAGGGCAGGCGGACGCCGCCCTCGGTCTCGCCCTGGGACCTGCTGCTGATCTCCGTCTCCACGCACAAGGCGTCGCGGCTGCTGGCCAAGGACCCCGTCACCAGCCCGCTGCGCGTGCCGTTCACCCGTTTCAAGGGGGTGTCGGGACCCAGCGAACTCCAGGAGGAGGTGCGCGGGAGCGGCGCCCGGCACGCCATCGGCGAACTGCTCACCTGCCCCTTCTGTGTGGCCCAGTGGGTGGCGACCGGGCACGTCGCCGGCCTGATCCTGTCGCCGCGGCTGACCCGGCTGGCCGCGGCGACCATGACCGCCGTCGGGGCGGCCGACTGGATGCAACTGGGCTACGCCTGGCTGCAGCAGCGCACCGAGGGCGGCTCGCAGCAGTGA
- a CDS encoding GNAT family N-acetyltransferase, giving the protein MTKPRTGASGVLRFRYLGPYEIEELADLWRALHRQHTAIAPHLEDLITSVDVDESWRRRRARYLEWLDDPDTLAVVAERGGTDVGYAMVTIRQDHQGSWDRGERVAVVQTLSVHPDSRGTGIGSGLLDEIRRQVCEMGIRDLELAAVATNADAIRFYEEQGFRPFVTTMVSRIGSGPHD; this is encoded by the coding sequence GTGACCAAACCGCGTACGGGGGCTTCAGGCGTGCTGCGTTTCCGCTACCTCGGTCCCTACGAGATCGAGGAGCTGGCCGACCTCTGGCGTGCGCTGCACCGGCAGCACACCGCGATCGCCCCGCACCTCGAGGACCTCATCACCTCCGTGGACGTCGACGAGTCGTGGCGCCGCCGCCGGGCGCGCTACCTGGAGTGGCTCGACGACCCCGACACCCTAGCGGTGGTGGCCGAGCGAGGCGGGACCGATGTCGGGTACGCGATGGTGACGATCCGCCAGGACCACCAGGGTTCGTGGGACCGCGGCGAGCGGGTGGCGGTCGTGCAGACGCTCTCGGTGCACCCCGACTCCCGGGGCACCGGCATCGGCTCGGGACTGCTGGACGAGATCCGGCGGCAGGTGTGCGAGATGGGCATCCGCGATCTGGAGTTGGCCGCGGTGGCCACCAACGCCGATGCGATCCGCTTCTACGAGGAGCAGGGCTTCCGGCCGTTCGTGACCACGATGGTCTCCCGGATCGGCAGCGGCCCGCACGACTGA
- a CDS encoding DUF3140 domain-containing protein, with protein MDQEHLDPATEELWQEFHRVVNMNGNELRTWLLTDASGQDVFGPDPDLDVSESGRRILHVVDKRRVDLTQEDVRTMQQVVDSVRDRLATPRPEDDTWRRELMRLGHDPLKADSPRPDEDPDVGG; from the coding sequence GTGGACCAGGAGCACCTCGACCCGGCCACGGAGGAGCTGTGGCAGGAGTTCCACCGGGTCGTCAACATGAACGGCAACGAACTGCGCACGTGGCTGCTGACCGACGCCTCCGGCCAGGACGTCTTCGGTCCCGACCCCGACCTGGACGTCTCCGAGTCCGGACGGCGGATCCTGCACGTGGTCGACAAGCGCCGAGTGGACCTCACCCAGGAGGACGTGCGGACGATGCAGCAGGTCGTCGACTCGGTCCGCGACCGGCTCGCCACCCCCCGACCCGAGGACGACACATGGCGGCGCGAACTCATGCGCCTGGGCCACGACCCCCTGAAGGCCGACTCCCCCCGTCCCGACGAGGACCCGGACGTGGGCGGCTGA
- a CDS encoding LysR substrate-binding domain-containing protein, with the protein MDLTRLRLLVELGRLGTMAAVSEVTGMGTSAISKHFAVLEKEAGVRLLVPDGRRVRLTPAGHRLVEHAVGILARVEAAQAEMAGESEPAGRVDLVTFISVAPPIVLPALRRLREEHPRVDVRLIEHEPDQALELLQTGAADVGLVYEYSLVPRRFPDTLALHRIGAEPLLLAQPSTASSGGRAMTAERLRELSDASWIANSRGSDEDELVQRMCATAGFAPRIRHRIDNLDVVTSVVAAGRGVGVMPKLAAARRRGVTHTPLGDIGGVRRIYLVSRTGGWSWRPIRAVGQHLRDAARAVLDDVDETPLAASDERG; encoded by the coding sequence ATGGACTTGACGCGGTTGCGGCTCCTGGTCGAGTTGGGCCGGCTGGGGACGATGGCGGCGGTCTCGGAGGTCACCGGCATGGGCACCTCCGCCATCTCCAAGCACTTCGCGGTGCTGGAGAAGGAGGCCGGGGTCCGGCTGCTCGTCCCCGACGGCCGGCGCGTGCGGCTGACCCCGGCGGGACACCGCCTGGTCGAGCACGCCGTCGGTATCCTGGCCCGGGTGGAGGCGGCCCAGGCCGAGATGGCCGGCGAGAGCGAACCCGCGGGCCGAGTGGACCTGGTGACGTTCATCAGCGTGGCGCCGCCGATCGTGCTGCCGGCCCTGCGGCGACTGCGCGAGGAGCATCCGCGCGTCGACGTCCGACTCATCGAGCACGAACCGGACCAGGCGCTGGAGCTGCTGCAGACCGGCGCCGCCGATGTGGGCCTGGTCTACGAGTACAGCCTGGTGCCGCGCCGATTCCCCGACACGCTCGCCCTGCACCGCATCGGCGCCGAGCCGCTGCTGCTCGCCCAGCCCTCGACGGCCTCGTCGGGCGGCCGGGCCATGACGGCTGAGCGGCTGCGGGAGCTGTCCGACGCGTCATGGATCGCCAACTCCCGCGGCAGCGACGAGGACGAGCTGGTGCAGCGCATGTGCGCGACGGCGGGGTTCGCACCGAGGATCCGGCACCGCATCGACAACCTCGACGTCGTCACCTCGGTGGTCGCGGCCGGCCGGGGCGTGGGGGTGATGCCGAAGCTGGCGGCGGCGCGGCGGCGCGGCGTCACCCACACCCCGCTCGGCGACATCGGCGGGGTGCGCCGGATCTACCTGGTCAGCCGGACCGGCGGCTGGTCGTGGCGGCCGATCCGCGCGGTCGGTCAGCACCTGCGCGACGCGGCCCGCGCGGTGCTCGACGACGTGGACGAGACTCCGCTGGCCGCCTCGGACGAGCGGGGCTGA
- a CDS encoding EamA family transporter, with the protein MFVLHAGSASAVRLFDSVGPGGVTWLRLCWAALILLAVSGRSLLPAVRASSWRELGAVVILGTVSAGMMAFYSEATARIDLGTATSLEFLGPLAVGVLALRRRRELVWIAAAVSGVLCLTRPWTGDADPVGVGLGLAGAVCVALYVVLAQRVGGSFGAVHGLALAMTVSAVVTAPLGAPAVVADPDPRVLLSTFGVALLFPLLPFLLEMVALQRMSRTAYSTFVSLDPAVSLLMGMIVIAQTPAPVQVVGMALVVVAGIGSARYNGAAPAAQDPAQRDPAAEDPAAPERGAAERPARAAAPATDPVGV; encoded by the coding sequence ATGTTCGTGCTGCACGCGGGCAGCGCCTCCGCCGTCCGGCTGTTCGATTCGGTCGGCCCCGGAGGCGTCACCTGGCTGCGGCTGTGCTGGGCGGCGCTCATCCTGCTGGCCGTCAGCGGTCGCTCTCTGCTTCCGGCCGTGCGCGCATCGTCGTGGCGCGAGCTGGGGGCCGTGGTGATCCTGGGCACAGTGAGCGCCGGGATGATGGCCTTCTACTCCGAGGCGACGGCGCGCATCGACCTCGGCACCGCCACGTCGCTGGAGTTCCTCGGCCCGCTCGCCGTGGGCGTCCTGGCGCTGCGCCGACGCAGGGAGCTGGTCTGGATCGCCGCCGCGGTCTCCGGCGTGCTGTGCCTGACCCGGCCCTGGACCGGCGACGCCGATCCGGTCGGCGTGGGCCTGGGCCTCGCGGGGGCGGTCTGCGTCGCGCTCTACGTCGTGCTCGCCCAGCGGGTCGGCGGCAGCTTCGGCGCCGTGCACGGCCTGGCGCTGGCCATGACGGTGTCGGCGGTCGTCACCGCGCCCCTGGGGGCGCCCGCGGTCGTCGCCGACCCCGACCCGCGCGTCCTGCTGAGCACGTTCGGCGTCGCGCTGCTGTTCCCGCTGCTGCCGTTCCTGCTGGAGATGGTCGCGCTGCAGCGGATGAGCCGCACCGCCTACAGCACCTTCGTCAGCCTGGACCCGGCGGTCAGCCTGCTGATGGGCATGATCGTCATCGCCCAGACACCCGCCCCGGTCCAGGTGGTCGGCATGGCGCTGGTCGTCGTCGCCGGAATCGGCTCGGCCCGCTACAACGGCGCCGCGCCGGCCGCGCAGGACCCGGCCCAGCGGGATCCGGCCGCGGAGGACCCCGCCGCCCCGGAACGGGGGGCGGCGGAGCGCCCGGCCCGCGCCGCGGCGCCCGCGACCGATCCGGTCGGGGTGTGA
- a CDS encoding dienelactone hydrolase family protein: MDVREVTVETAQARLNGDLVMPPEASGVVLFAHGSGSSRRSPRNQAVADSLHTAGFGTLLFDLLTEEEESVDRRTAELRFDIALLTRRLTGAVDWLIRLPETERMPIGLFGASTGAAAALGTAAVRQDRIGAVVSRGGRPDLAEEALEDVRAPVLLIVGSFDEEVIRINYEAAERLHTQHDVHLIPGATHLFEEPGTLEQMTGAAMAWFTDHLKGRAHR; this comes from the coding sequence ATGGACGTCCGGGAAGTTACCGTGGAGACCGCGCAGGCCCGGTTGAACGGGGACCTGGTGATGCCGCCCGAGGCCTCGGGGGTGGTGCTGTTCGCGCACGGCAGCGGAAGCTCGCGTCGCAGCCCGCGCAACCAGGCCGTCGCCGACTCCCTGCACACGGCCGGATTCGGCACCCTCCTCTTCGACCTGCTCACCGAGGAGGAGGAGAGCGTGGACCGGCGGACGGCGGAGCTGCGCTTCGACATCGCGCTGCTGACCCGCCGGCTGACCGGGGCGGTCGACTGGCTGATCCGGCTGCCCGAGACCGAGCGGATGCCGATCGGGCTGTTCGGGGCGAGCACCGGGGCGGCCGCGGCCCTGGGGACGGCGGCGGTCCGCCAGGACCGGATCGGCGCGGTCGTGAGCCGGGGCGGCCGCCCCGACCTGGCCGAGGAGGCCCTCGAGGACGTGCGGGCGCCGGTGCTGCTCATCGTGGGCAGCTTCGACGAGGAGGTCATCCGGATCAACTACGAGGCCGCCGAACGTCTGCACACCCAGCACGACGTCCACCTGATTCCCGGCGCCACCCACCTGTTCGAGGAGCCGGGCACCCTGGAGCAGATGACGGGCGCCGCCATGGCGTGGTTCACCGACCACCTCAAGGGCCGGGCGCACCGGTAG
- a CDS encoding iron-siderophore ABC transporter substrate-binding protein: MLRRLRPAPWVVVPIVSVLIAAGCGTGPRGPEPEGATRTVEAANGEVEVPAQPRSIAVLWRPTLSAVTELGFDPVATLGDPGADDGGLAPFLPEDHRGRPPRLISDSAREGDIDIEELANAAPDLIIGVRTQSGAQADLLPRLEEIAPTVLLEWTGSGSWRDHLTGVAEVLDAGEQAEQVRTDYEAALQEARAEITDVEDTTVSLIRLQSESEIRFETSRSFPGQVIADLGFPRPESLQEGTGGTDYVAESYENLIRGDGDVVFVFPGSGYADAPGTFDGPLWSQLRAVREERIFAVDYDEWGAASHSGAHRIIDDVRAAFNGDLPPAV; this comes from the coding sequence ATGCTCAGACGTCTCCGACCGGCCCCATGGGTCGTCGTGCCGATCGTGTCCGTCCTGATCGCCGCCGGCTGCGGGACCGGCCCGCGCGGACCGGAGCCGGAGGGTGCGACCCGCACCGTCGAGGCGGCCAACGGAGAGGTGGAGGTCCCCGCACAGCCGCGGAGCATCGCCGTGCTGTGGCGGCCGACCCTGTCCGCGGTCACCGAGTTGGGCTTCGACCCCGTCGCCACGCTGGGCGACCCCGGCGCCGACGACGGCGGGCTGGCCCCCTTCCTGCCCGAGGACCACCGGGGACGGCCGCCGCGGTTGATCTCCGACTCCGCCCGGGAGGGCGACATCGACATCGAGGAACTGGCCAACGCGGCCCCCGACCTCATCATCGGTGTGCGGACCCAGAGCGGCGCGCAGGCCGACCTGCTGCCCCGACTGGAGGAGATCGCCCCCACGGTGCTGCTGGAGTGGACGGGGTCGGGCTCCTGGCGCGACCACCTCACCGGCGTCGCCGAGGTCCTCGACGCCGGGGAGCAGGCCGAGCAGGTGAGGACCGACTATGAAGCGGCGCTGCAGGAGGCCAGGGCGGAGATCACCGATGTCGAGGACACGACCGTCTCGCTGATCCGGCTGCAGAGCGAGAGCGAGATCCGGTTCGAGACGTCGCGCTCCTTCCCCGGCCAGGTCATCGCCGACCTCGGGTTCCCCCGCCCCGAGAGCCTGCAGGAGGGCACCGGCGGGACGGACTACGTCGCCGAGAGCTACGAGAACCTGATCCGCGGCGACGGCGACGTCGTCTTCGTCTTCCCCGGCAGCGGCTACGCCGACGCGCCCGGCACCTTCGACGGGCCGCTGTGGTCACAACTGCGGGCCGTGCGGGAGGAGCGGATCTTCGCCGTGGACTACGACGAGTGGGGCGCCGCGAGCCACTCCGGCGCCCATCGCATCATCGACGACGTCCGGGCGGCGTTCAACGGGGACCTCCCGCCGGCCGTCTGA
- a CDS encoding metallophosphoesterase family protein, producing the protein MIRIAAVGDVHLDEDMRGQYRAQLGNLSDDADVLLLAGDLTKHGTVAEGRVVAEEFRDLGVPVVAVLGNHDYQSDAQDKMAELMRAEGISVLEGDGVTVDCPGGRLGIAGTKGFGGGFAGKCATEFGEPELKDFVRHGREIAERFGEALHGLDSDTKVGLMHYSPVKETLVGEPPEIFMLLGSYLLAEALDDAGASLGVHGHAHAGVECGLTPGGVRVRNVALPVLRRTYGLYHLDTAADSSAA; encoded by the coding sequence ATGATCAGGATCGCCGCCGTGGGGGACGTCCACCTCGACGAGGACATGCGCGGGCAGTACCGCGCGCAGTTGGGGAACCTCTCCGATGACGCCGACGTGCTGCTGCTCGCCGGGGACCTCACCAAGCACGGCACCGTCGCCGAGGGGCGGGTGGTCGCCGAGGAGTTCCGCGATCTGGGCGTTCCGGTGGTCGCCGTGCTCGGCAACCACGACTACCAGTCCGACGCCCAGGACAAGATGGCCGAGCTGATGCGCGCCGAGGGCATCAGCGTCCTGGAGGGCGACGGCGTCACCGTCGACTGCCCCGGCGGGCGCCTGGGCATCGCCGGGACCAAGGGGTTCGGCGGCGGGTTCGCCGGCAAGTGCGCGACCGAGTTCGGCGAACCGGAGCTCAAGGACTTCGTCCGGCACGGGCGTGAGATCGCCGAGCGCTTCGGCGAGGCCCTGCACGGCCTGGACTCCGACACCAAGGTGGGCCTCATGCACTACTCGCCGGTCAAGGAGACCCTCGTCGGCGAGCCGCCGGAGATCTTCATGCTGCTCGGCAGCTACCTGCTGGCCGAGGCCCTGGACGACGCGGGCGCGAGCCTGGGCGTCCACGGCCACGCCCACGCCGGTGTGGAGTGCGGGCTGACGCCCGGGGGCGTGCGGGTGCGCAACGTCGCGCTGCCCGTGCTCCGGCGCACCTACGGCCTCTACCACCTGGACACCGCCGCGGACTCCTCGGCGGCCTGA
- a CDS encoding LysR family transcriptional regulator produces MIDVRRLQLLQALDKHHTVAATAEALNVTPSAVSQQLAALAKEAGVALVERRERRFLLTGAARVLLDHAQAIFAEMERAQADLAEYADGTVGVARVGSFATGISDLIAPAVAELRGTHPGWRFQIVQAEPEESTEMLRTGALDLAVTMSSVHLPPSGTPEFRLDPIMVEPFDAVLPYHHPLAASGELDLAGDLADADWIMSEPGTAWYDCVAAACNQVGFQPRVAHSVDEFSAVFALVNAGLGIALMPRLAWTGLSTRNVVVRSVRNGPRRHVVAVGRQGGNPEPLLTAMRRAAGKVPMPSASPLTVPDDGAA; encoded by the coding sequence ATGATCGATGTGCGGCGGTTGCAGCTGTTGCAGGCACTCGACAAGCACCACACCGTGGCGGCCACGGCCGAGGCCCTGAACGTGACCCCGTCCGCCGTCTCCCAGCAGTTGGCCGCGTTGGCCAAGGAGGCAGGGGTGGCGCTGGTCGAACGGCGGGAGCGCCGCTTCCTGCTCACCGGTGCGGCGCGGGTCCTGCTGGACCACGCCCAGGCCATCTTCGCCGAAATGGAGCGGGCGCAGGCCGACCTCGCCGAGTACGCCGACGGCACCGTCGGCGTCGCGCGCGTCGGCTCCTTCGCCACCGGGATCTCCGACCTCATCGCGCCGGCCGTCGCCGAGCTGCGCGGCACTCACCCCGGATGGCGGTTCCAGATCGTGCAGGCCGAGCCGGAGGAGAGCACGGAGATGCTGCGCACCGGTGCGCTCGACCTCGCCGTGACGATGTCGTCGGTGCACCTGCCGCCCAGCGGAACGCCCGAGTTCCGGCTGGACCCGATCATGGTCGAGCCCTTCGACGCGGTGCTGCCCTACCATCACCCGCTGGCCGCCTCCGGTGAACTCGACCTCGCCGGCGACCTCGCCGACGCCGACTGGATCATGTCGGAGCCCGGCACGGCCTGGTACGACTGCGTGGCCGCCGCCTGCAACCAGGTCGGCTTCCAGCCCCGCGTGGCGCACAGCGTCGACGAGTTCAGCGCCGTCTTCGCGCTGGTCAACGCCGGTCTGGGGATCGCGTTGATGCCGCGGCTGGCCTGGACCGGCCTGTCCACCCGAAACGTCGTGGTGCGCTCGGTGCGCAACGGCCCGCGCCGGCACGTCGTGGCGGTCGGCCGGCAGGGCGGCAACCCCGAGCCGCTGCTCACCGCGATGCGGCGGGCGGCGGGGAAGGTGCCGATGCCCTCGGCCAGCCCGCTCACGGTCCCCGACGACGGAGCCGCCTGA
- a CDS encoding ketopantoate reductase family protein codes for MPLEKKLTHFAVLGPGGVGGLLAGLLSREGHRVTVVASESTAQHIAAHGLRVESASFGDFTADVPAVPELTEPADVLIVATKATSLEAALRRVPAGQVRDAVVLPLLNGFEHVDLLRAHYPEAHVSAAGIRVESTRVAPGRIRQTSPFTALELARPGMPEGRIEALAERLRGTGFTVKVSDDEARTLWEKFHFLLPTALVCAHARQAVSGVRTERRDDLVDVMAEVAAVAAEYGVSLDSARVLETVDAVPPGTKPSMLRDREAGRPMEVDALGGALLRAARRVGVDVPVTARIVADLERVTPS; via the coding sequence GTGCCTCTTGAGAAAAAATTGACACATTTCGCGGTGCTGGGGCCCGGGGGAGTGGGCGGGCTGCTCGCCGGCCTGCTGTCCCGCGAGGGCCACCGGGTCACCGTCGTGGCGAGCGAGTCCACCGCACAGCACATCGCCGCGCACGGGCTGCGGGTGGAGTCCGCCTCCTTCGGGGACTTCACCGCCGATGTCCCCGCCGTCCCCGAGCTCACCGAGCCGGCCGACGTGCTGATCGTGGCGACCAAGGCCACCTCCCTGGAGGCCGCGCTGCGGCGCGTCCCGGCCGGGCAGGTCCGCGACGCCGTCGTGCTGCCGCTGCTCAACGGGTTCGAGCACGTCGACCTGTTGCGCGCGCACTACCCCGAAGCCCACGTGTCGGCGGCCGGCATCCGGGTGGAGTCCACCCGCGTGGCGCCCGGCCGCATCCGCCAGACCAGTCCCTTCACCGCGCTGGAGCTGGCCCGGCCCGGCATGCCCGAGGGGCGGATCGAGGCGCTGGCCGAGCGGTTGCGCGGCACCGGCTTCACCGTCAAGGTCAGCGACGACGAGGCGCGCACGCTGTGGGAGAAATTTCACTTCCTGCTGCCGACGGCGCTGGTGTGCGCGCACGCGAGGCAGGCCGTCAGCGGGGTGCGCACCGAGCGTCGCGACGACCTCGTGGACGTGATGGCGGAGGTCGCCGCGGTCGCCGCCGAGTACGGGGTGTCGCTGGACTCCGCCCGTGTGCTGGAGACGGTCGACGCCGTTCCCCCGGGGACCAAGCCGTCCATGCTGCGCGACCGGGAGGCCGGGCGCCCCATGGAGGTCGACGCGCTCGGCGGCGCGCTGCTGCGGGCGGCGCGCCGGGTCGGCGTCGACGTGCCCGTGACCGCGCGGATCGTGGCCGACCTCGAACGGGTCACCCCCTCCTGA
- a CDS encoding OsmC family peroxiredoxin, protein MPVVRTAHTQWEGTLAEGGGTVSFDSSGLPDQQVTWKARSEKSEGLTSPEELIAAAHSSCFSMALSNGLAQGGTPPRTIRTQAEVTFQAGEGIKGIHLTVRASVPDISTEAFAEAAENAKTNCPVSVALSNTPITLDAELE, encoded by the coding sequence ATGCCTGTCGTTCGTACCGCGCACACCCAGTGGGAGGGCACCCTCGCCGAAGGCGGCGGCACCGTGTCCTTCGACTCCTCCGGCCTGCCGGACCAGCAGGTGACCTGGAAGGCCCGCTCGGAGAAGTCCGAGGGGCTGACCAGCCCGGAGGAGCTCATCGCCGCGGCGCACTCCTCCTGCTTCTCCATGGCGCTGAGCAACGGCCTCGCCCAGGGCGGAACGCCTCCGCGGACCATCCGCACCCAGGCCGAGGTGACCTTCCAGGCCGGTGAGGGCATCAAGGGCATCCACCTGACCGTGCGCGCCTCGGTCCCCGACATCTCGACCGAGGCCTTCGCCGAGGCCGCGGAGAACGCCAAGACCAACTGCCCGGTCAGCGTGGCGCTGTCCAACACCCCGATCACCCTGGACGCCGAACTGGAGTAG